The DNA sequence CGTGCCGGCGCGGCTGGAGTGCGTGCCCGCGCGGAAGCCGGGCCAGCGCACGATTCTCCATTACAAAGAGCTCGAGTTCGATATCCCGCTGGAAGAGAATTTCTTCAGCTACCAGCGCCTGCAGAAGGGCGGGGGCTGACCTGCTCCGCCTCGCCTGGCGCAACGTCTGGCGCAACCGCCGCCGCAGCCTGATCAACGTGGCCGCGATGGGCTTCGGCCTGGCCGCGATCATGCTCGGCCAGAGCATGATCCGCTCCCTTCAGATCCAGCTCGTCGAAAAGGCGACGGGCTCGATCACGGGGCACGTGCGCGTCCAGCGCAGCGACGTCGACGAGTCCAAGTTCCCCGACAAGTTCATGCCCGACCCCGAGCCGGCCGCGAAGGTCCTCGACGCCGACCCCCGGGTCGCGATCTGGGGCCGGCGCATCCAGATGACCGGCCTCGTGTCCGCGCCGAGCGCGTCCCTGGGCGCGCTGATCTGCGCCGTCGAGCCCGACCGGGAGAAGAAGCTCACCGACATGTCCTCCTACATCAAGGAGGGGACCTATCTCGAGACGGACGGCAAGGGCATCGTCATGGGCCGCAAGATCGCCAACCGCCTCGACGTCCGCCTCGGGGAGAAGGTCGTCATCATGGCCCAGGCCGCGGACGGCTCGATGGGCGCCGAGGCCTTCCGCCTCGTCGGGATCCAGGTCACCGGCTCGGAGTCCTTCGACGGCCAGATCGTCTGGATCCCGCTGAAGGCCATGCAGGAGATGCTCGGCCGCCCCGGCCAGGCCAACCAGCTGGCGGCGCGCGTCGTCGACATCGAGGCCGCCGAGGCGGTCGCCGCCGACGTCGACGCGCGGCTGCCGCCGGGCAACATCCGCGCGATCAGCTGGAAGAAGATCGACCGGGAGATCATCGGCATCCAGGCCTTCCAGAACGGCATCCTGACCGTCGTGCTGTTCATCGTGTTCGCCATCGTGGCGCTGGGCATCCTCAACACCCAGCTGATGAGCCTGTTCGAGCGCGTGCGGGAGTTCGGCGTGCTGATGGCCATCGGCGCCCGCCCGCGCTGGATCGTGCGGCTGATCCTGGCCGAGTCGCTCGTCCTCGGCCTCGTCGGGACCTTGCTCGGCCTGACGCTCGGGGCCGCGATGATCGCGTACTTCGGCCGCAACGGCCTTCATCTTCCCGTCGGCGAGGCCTTCTCCTACTTCCTGCCTTTCCCGTCGGTGATCTACCTCGTCCCCGCGTGGCGCATGCACGCCTTCGCCTGCTTCTCCGTCTTCCTGATCACCTTGCTGGCCTCCTTGCCCCCGGCGCTGCGCGCCGGGCGGCTGAAGCCGGCGGAGGCGCTGCGCCATGTCTAAGCTCGTCGAGGTCTCCAACCTCCACAAGGTGTACCCCGGCGGCTCGAAGGTCGCCGCGCTCAAGGGCATCGACCTCGTGATCGCGCGGGGGGAGTTCACCGCGCTGGCCGGCCCGTCGGGCTCGGGCAAGTCCACCTTGCTCAATATGATCGGGACGCTGGACCGGCCGACGAAGGGGACGGTCAGCTACGACGGCCACGTCGTCTCGTCGCTGGGGGCCGATCCCCTTTCAGATTTCCGCCTGCGCTCGCTCGGCTTCGTGTTCCAGGCCTACAACCTCATCCCGGTCCTGACCGCCGTCGAGAACGTCGAGTATCCTCTCGTGCTGCAGGGCATGGACGCGGCCGAACGCCGCGCGCTCGCGGAGGAGGCCCTGGCCTGGGTCGGGCTCGAGACCTACGCCGAGCGCCGCCCCGACCTGCTCTCCGGCGGCCAGCAGCAGCGCGTCGCCGTCGCCCGCGCGATCGTCACGCGCCCGTCGCTCGTGCTCGCCGACGAGCCGACGGCCAACCTCGACTCCAAGACCGGCGCCCAGCTCTTAGACCTCATGGAAGGATTGAATCGCGACCACGGCATCACCTTCCTGTTCTCGAGCCACGACGGCGCGGTCCTCGAGCGCGCCCGACGCGTCGTCCGCCTCCAGGACGGCGAGCTTCTCTCCGACGAAACGCGAACGGATTGAACCACAAAGACACAAAGACACGAAGGACGAGCGGCAAGAGGGTTAACGTCGACGTAAACCTTCTCTTCCGTTCTTCGTGTCTTTGTGCCTTTGTGGTTCTTTCGTTTCCGTCGCCGGCCTCGGCCGGCGTGAAGGCCGGCGGCTACCTCAAGGACTTCTGGCAGTACTCCCATTCCGCCCTCGACGGCCGCGCCTACAACCTCAACACCGCCCGCGCGCGCCTGACCCTCGACGCGGAGAAGTCGGCGCTCAAGGCGCACGTCGATTTCGACCAGCAGGTCGCCGCCGGCTCCTTCTTCCGCACCACGGAGTTCCGGCAGTTCGGCTACGCGCCGCCCAAGCCCTGGCTCGACATGGAGCACACCGTCTCGACGGGCACGACCAACGGCTACGGCGTCGGCGCCTACCGCGCCTGGGTCGGCGTCGAGGACGAGAGCGGCGTCGTCCGCGCCGGCCGCCAGCGCATCGCCTGGGGCAGCGGCAAGCTCTGGAACCCGACCGACGTCCTGAACCCCTACGACCCGACGACCGTCGAGCGCGACGAGCGCCGCGGCGTGGACGCCCTGTACGGCCGCGCGGGAGTCGGTTCCCTCGGCCAGGCCGAGCTGGCCTGGGCGCCGGGCGACTATTGGGTCGATCACGCCCTACTCGCGCGAGGGCGCGCGAACTGGGAGGGCTGGGACGCCGCGCTGATGGGCGGCAAGATCCCGGGCTCGACGGCGTCGTTCGTCATCGGCGGCGACTTCGCCGGCGCCGTCCTCGAGGGCACCGCCCACGGGGAGGTCGCCTGGTTCAGCCCCGAGACGCGGACGCCGTATTGGAAAGCCGGCCTGGGCTACGATTACAACTTCCCGTCGGGCACGGCGGTCCTCGTCGAGGTCTACCACGCCGGCAACGGCCAGGCCGACCCGCGGCGGTACGACTACGCGTCCCTGCGCGCGGGCAAGGAGCAGGGCGTCGCCCGGAACTACGCGGGCGCGACCTTCACCAAGGACCTGCACACCTTGCTCAAGCTCGAGTGCGCCGCCCTCGTCAACGCCGACGACGGCTCCACGCTCGCCTACCCGAGCCTGTCCTGGAACGCGCTCCCCGACCTGTGGCTGACCGCCGCGTGGCGGCGCTTCGGCGGCGACGCGCTCGACGAATTCGGGCGCCAGCCCAACGCCGCCGTGCTGACCGCGCAATATTGGTTTTAAGCTAGACTGTCGCCATGACCGCCATCGCCCTCGCCGCCCTCCTGGCCTCGTCCTCCGCCGCCGCGCCGGGGCCGAAGGCCCCCGAGCTCAAGATCGCCAAGGTCTTCAACGCCCCGGTCTCCGAGGTCAAGAGCCTCGCGAGCCTCAAGGGCAAGGTCGTCTTCGTCGAGTTCTGGGCCACCTGGTGCGCGCCGTGCGTCGCGGGCGTCCCGCGCACGAACCGCCTGATCGACGCGCTCAAAGGGGAGCCCGTCGTCTTCCTCTCCGTGACCGACGAACCCGCGGACCAGATCGCGGCGTTCCTCAAGACCCACGAGTTCAAGTCCTGGGTCGGCGTGGACGAGGCGAGGTCGTCGCTCAAGGCCTACAAGGTCCGCGGCCGTCCCGACGGCTACCTGATCGGCAAGGACGGGACCTTGCTCGCGCGGATCTTTCCCGATTCCCTCAAGGAAAGCGACGTGCGCGACGCGATCGCCGGCCGCTTCACGCCGGTCCCGGTCAAGTTCGGCGGCGGCGAAGGACCCGCCCTCCCGGCGGCGTCCGGCCGGACCCTCTTCGAGGTCCTGATCTCCTCGGCCGCGGGCGAGCCTTCCATGAGCCGCGGCGACGGCATGCTCGAGGGCGGGGGGCTTCCGTTCTCCGCCCTCCTCGCCTGGATCTGGGACGTCGAGGACGAGCAGGTCGTCGTCGACGCCCCGGCGCCCGACTCCTTCAACTTCCGGCTCCGGACGCCGCCGGAGGGCTTCGAGCGAGGCCGCGAGCTGCTGAAGCAGGCGGTGCAGGCCGCCTTCGCCGTGCGCGTGGAGCCCATGATCAAGGAGACCGACGTCTTCCTGCTGACCCTGTCCACGGAGGCGGGCGCGCCGCGTCCGCAGCTCGGGGACCCGGCGCTCAAGCCCGGGATCATGGCCTCCGGCGGCGGCCGCCTTCTCGGCCGGTCGACGATGGCCCGTTTCGCGAAGGCGCTCTGGATGGGCTCTCCCAAGCCGGTCATCGACGCCACCGGCCTCGACGGGCTGTATTTCCTCGACCTCGAGTGGAAGCGCCGGGACGACGCCGCCCGCGACCGCGCGCTCGCGGCTCACGGGCTGAAGCTCGTCCCCGGACGGCGCGAGGTGGAATTCCTGCGGGTCCTGCCCGCCAAGAAGGACTAGCGCGGCGATGCGCGGCCTCGTCTTCGCCGCCCTCCTCGCCGCGCCCGCCTCGGCCGGGCACGTGAAGGCGGCGCTGTACGCGGCCGGCGAGCGGGCCGCCCTCGTCCTCCGGCACGATCCCCATTGGCACACCTACTGGTCCAACCCCGGCGACTCCGGCCTGGCCACCAAGCTGACGCCGGGCATGCTCGAGTTCCCGGCGCCGGAGCGCATCGTCGCCGGGCCGCTCACGAGCTTCGGCTACTCCGGCGAGGTCGCGATCCCGGCCCGGCTCCCGAAAGGCGCGCGGCGGTTCACCGCGACCTGGCTCGAGTGCGCCGAGGTGTGCGTCCCCGGCCGGGCCGAGCTGACCCCCGAGGCCGGGCGCCGCGAGCTCGTCTCCGAGGCCTGGGAGCGCCTGCCCAAGCCCGACCCGGCCGCGGCCCTCGGCGCGTTCCGCCGCGGCGACCGCGTCGTCCTCGAGCTCGCCGGCCGCCACCCGCTCGCCGAGTTCTTCCCGTCGGCGCCCGGCGCCTTCGAGGGCGCGCGCGGGGCCGTCGCGGTCGCCCCGACGCGCACCGAGCTCGCGCTGCAGAAGGCCCCCGGCGCCCCGGACCTCGCGGCGCTGTCCGGCGTGCTCGTCCGTCCCGGCCTGCCGCCCGTCGCGGTCTCCGTGCCCGTGTCCGCGGGGGGCGTCGCCCTGCGCAACCTCCTGCTCGCCTTCCTCGGCGGGCTGCTGCTCAACCTCATGCCCTGCGTGTTCCCCGTGCTCGCCCTCAAGGTGGCCGGGCTGCTCGAGCGCCCGGGCCGCGGCCACGCGCTGGCGTACACGCTCGGCGTGATGACGAGCTTCCTCGCGCTCGCGGGAGGCCTGCTCGCCGCGCGCGCCGCGGGCGCCTCGCTCGGCTGGGGCTTCCAGCTCCAGTCGCCGTGGGTCGTCGGCGCGCTCGCCGCGCTGTTCGCCGCGATCGGCCTGAACCTGCTCGGCGCCTTCGAGGTCGGCACGCGCCTGATGTCCCTCGGCGCGCGCGGCGGCGGCGGCTCGTTCTCCTCCGGCGTGTTCGCCGTCGTCGTCGCCGCGCCCTGCACCGCGCCGTTCATGGGCGCGGCCCTCGGCTGGGCGCTGTCCCGCCCGGCCTGGGAGGCGCTCTCGGTGTTCGCCGCCCTCGGCCTCGGCACGGCGGCGCCTTACGCCGCCCTCGCCTCCTGGCCCGCCTTGCTCGAGCGCCTGCCGCGTCCCGGCCCGTGGATGGTGACGCTCAAGAAGCTGCTGTCGGTGCCGATGTTCACCACGGCCCTCTGGCTGCTCTGGGTGCTGTGGCGCCTGCTCGCCCCGCCGGTCTCCGCCGACACGCTCTGGAAGACCTGGTCCCCCGAGGCCGTTCAGGAAGCCCGCGCCTCCGGCAAGACCGTCTTCGTCGACTTCACCGCCGCCTGGTGCCTGTCCTGCCAGGTCAACGAGCGCGTCGTGCTGTCGCGCCCGGAGGTCAGGGCCGCGCTCGGCAAAGGGATCGCGTTCAAGGCCGACTGGACGGACAAGAACCACGTCATCGAGGCGGAACTCGCCAAGCATGGACGCGCCGGCGTGCCGCTGTATATCGTCTATCCGAAGGGCGGGGAAGCCGTCACCTTGCCCGAGATCTTGACTCCGGGCCTCGTGCTCGAGACATTGGGGGAGAAACCATGAAGACCGTCCTCGCCGCCGTCCTGCTGTCGCTCGCGTCCGCCGCCCACGCCGCCCCCGAGCTGGGCAAGCCCGCGCCCGACTTCACGCTCACCGACCAGAGCGGCAAGCCGGTCAAGCTCTCCGACTCCAAGGGCAAGCTCGTCGTCCTCGAGTGGTTCAACGAGGGCTGCCCGTTCGTGCAGAAGCACTACGGCTCGAGGAACATGCAGGGCCTGCAGAAGAAGTACGGGGCCAAGGGCGTCGTCTGGTACACGATCGTGTCCTCCAAGGAAGGCAAGCAGGGCCACCTGACGCCCGCCGACGCGACGGACCGCCTCAAGGCCATGTCGTCGAAAGCCATCCTGCTCGACGGGAAAGGCGACGTGGGCCGACTCTACGGCGCGAAGACCACGCCGCACATGTTCGTCGTGGACAAGAAGGGCGCGCTGATCTACATGGGCGCCATCGACGACAACGCCAGCGCCGACCCCGAGGACGTGAAGACCGCGAAGAACCACGTCGCCGCCGCGCTCGACGAGGCTCTCGCCGGCAAGCCGGTCTCGACGCCCTCGTCGCGCCCCTACGGCTGCTCGGTCAAGTACTGATCCGCCAGCAACGCGACTGTTTCCGGAAACAGTTGAAAGGCCCTTAGGACCAACGGTTTCGAGTCGGGGCCTTTCGGCCCATGACCGGATCCTCGGCGCGAGGTATACTGGAATAATGAATTTTTCTCCCCGATTCGCGGCCCTCTTGATGGCCGCCGCCCCCGTCTCCGCCTTCGCCGCCGGCTACGCCGATCTGCCCGATCCCGCGCTCGTTCTGGCCGGGCTCAAGGCCGCGCGGCCGGCCGCCTTCGCGCCCGCGTCGCGCCCGCTCCTCCTCGCCGATCCCGCCGACCGCGCCGACGTCGACGCGCTGTGGGCCCGCATCCAGGACTCGCCGCTCGGCCGCGAGCTCTCCGCCGCGTTCACGGCGCGCGGACGCCCCGTGCGCGTCGTCTTCGAGGATATGAAGACGACCGTCTCGGAGGACGGCCTCGACGGCCAGAAGGGCAGGTCCGATTTCGAGTCGAAGACATTCGTCGTCGGCCTCTCCACTCTCCTGCGCGATCCCCGCTGGCGCGACGAGGGCGCCGGGACGCTCGCGCACGAGCTGCTGGGCCACTGCGACCGCTATCAGGCCCTGCCTCCGGGGCTCTCCACCTCGACCTATCACCTCTACGCCGGAGACGAGACCTACGCCAGCCTCGTCGGCTGGATCGTCACCCTCGAGCTGGGCTCCCGCGCCCACGCGTCCGAGGCGCTTGCGATGGCCGAGGGACGCGCCGCCATCGAATCCAATCGCCGCTTCCTCAACCTCGCCTACGCCCAGGCCCTGAGCCTCCGCGAGATGTCCGCGCCCGCCGGGGCCTACGCCGCCCGCCGCGACGACGCCGCCCGCGCGCGCAAGGATAACGCGGGCAATATCGCCCTCCTCGAGTTCATGGCCGCCGCCGCGGATCACTTCGTCGCCGCTCACGGCGAGGATCCGACGCGTTACGCGGCCCTGCGCGCTTCGCTCGAGACCAAGCGAGCGACCCTGGCCGCGAGCGACTCCCGCTTCGAGAACGCCGAGTCCTGGCTCGGCCGGCTCGCCGACCGACACGCCGAGGGCGGCTCGGAGACCTCGGCCCTTCGCGCCGCCGCCTCCCATCCCTACTTCGCCGACGTGGAGCGCCTCATCGCCGCCCTGTCGGCGCGGGTCCGCGCCGTCGCCCGCCGGCCCGAGGCCGCCGCCGCTCCTTCAGCCGAGGCTTCCTCGGACGTCGGTCAGGACGAACTTCTCTCCAAGATGAAGTCGGACGCGGCGGTCCACAGGGATTTCTGGTCGGCCGCCGCCGCCCGCCTTCCGCCCTAGCGCTTTTTCAGCGCCGCCCATGGCGAGCGGCGGTCGAGCGCCTTCAGCGCGGCGACCGTCTTCTTCCAGTCGCCCTCGTTCTTCGCGTGCAGCGCGTCGAACAGCGCGGGCTCCCCGCGGTAGGTCCGGTGCGCCGCCACGACGGCGTTGTTGAGCTTCTCCGGGAGCGCGAGGCCGGTCTTCGCGGCCTCGGCGCGGGCCCAGTCGAAGAGCTTCTCGCGCCCGGGGCCGCCCTTCTTGTAATGGTCCTCGAGGAGCTTGGCGAGCTCGTCATAGAGGACGCCCAAGGTCTCGGAGCGCGCGCGGCCGGCTTCCCACTCGGACAGCTCCGGCGAGGCGTCGCCGAAGCGCTCGGTCAGGTACCGCTTCACGCCGCGCTCGCCGGCCCAGGACGCCATCGCCTCGTTGAAGGACTGATCCCGGGTGTTCACCGTCCCGTGCGTCAACTCGTGGATCAGAAGCTCGGCCAGGTCGCCGGGGCCGTAGCCCAGGACCGACGACGGCAGCGGGTCGGAGACCGGCAAAGGCGTGTTGTAGGCGGACGCCGGGACCACCGTCGAGTCGAAGCCCTTTTTCTCCCAAGCCGCCGCTTCCTTCTCGGCCCATTCCCGGCGGAAATGCCCCTTGTACGGGAATCCCAGGAACGGCTTCGGCGTCAACGAGTCCTGCGGGCAGGCGTACACGAGCCAGGTGACGGCGCCGTCGACGGGCGTCCAGTCCTTGTAGTCGCGCGACGGCGACAGCCCGAGCTTCTCCACGGCATAGGCGCGCGCGTCGACGGTGAGCTTGAGCTTCTCCCGCCGGCCGGGCGCGGTGGAGGGATCCTTGATCGTGTCCGCGATGGGACGGCTGTTCCAAAGAAGGCGGGCGTGGCCCTCGGCCGAGCGGTAGGCGTAGCAGCCCGAGAGGAGGAGGAGAGGGAGAAGCCCTAAGGCTCGACCTACGGTTCGACCCACTTGCCGTGTTTTTTGATCAACGCGACCAGCGCGTCGTCGGACTGGGCAAAGGGGATGCCCTTCTGCACGCACTCCTTGCCGACGTACAGGTTGATCGAGTCGGGCGCGCCGCCGACGTAGCCGAAGTCGGCGTCGGCCATCTCGCCGGGGCCGTTGACGATGCAGCCCATGATGGCGATCTTGACGCCCTTGAGGTGGCCGGTGCGCTTCTTGATGCGTTCCGTGGTCGTCTGCAGGTCGAAGAGCGTCCGTCCGCAGGAGGGGCACGAGACGAACTCGGTCTTGGTGATGCGCACGCCCGCGCCCTGGAGCACGTTGTAGATCAAGGAGACGCCCCGTTCCAAAGACAGGTCGGCGTCGATGGACACCGCGTCGCCGACGCCGTCGCACAGTAGGCCGCCGATCAAGGTGGACGAGCGCATGACCTGCTCGTCCGGCGTGGCCTCGCGCGGGGCGCGGATGAGGATCGGGGACGAGCCGCCGGTCGCGGCCAGCGCGCGGTACTCGCGGATCAGCTTGCCCGAATCGGTCCCGCGCAAAGAGGTCATCGTCGGCACGCCCTTGTAGAGGGAGGCGGCCTCGTACTTGCGGGCGAGCTCGGCGGTCTCGGCCTCGACGAGGTTGACCATGCCGGTGTCCTTGAGCGCGCCGAGATAGGCCGCGTAGTCGCGCTCGGACGGGGTCGCCCAGCACGTCATGTCGGCGACCTTCACCGCGTCGAGGGCGAGGGCCAGCGTTCCTTCCACCCGCGCGAGGTAGGCCAGGCGGGAGGTCTCCGTGGCGAGCTTGGCACGGACCTCGCGCAGGCGCTCGAGGCTCGCCTTGTCCATCACCGGGAATTCGAGGACCTCGAGGTCGGCGCCCGAGGCCTTCCCGAGCAGGACCTCGTGGAGGTCGAGTATCGCGTCGGCGGACATCGTCTCCGGCACCCGGGTGACGACGCGGACGAGGTCGAGCCCGCCGGTGACGAACGGCCCGACGGGGAAGTAGTCGGCCTTGCGGCGCTTGTAGGAGTAGAAATCGGCGCAGTGATAGACGGGCTTCCTGCTCTCGGCGCGCGCGGGTTCCGGCTCCCGCTTGTGGAAGGGCTTGGCGAGGACCTGGCAGACGGGGACCTCGCGCTCCGGGTCCTCGGTCAGCGAGACGCGGATGGTGTCGCCGATGCCGTCCTCGAGCAAGGAGCCGATGCCGATCGCGCTCTTGATGCGGCCGTCCTCGCCGTCGCCGGCCTCGGTCACGCCGAGATGCAGCGGGTAGTTCATGCCCAGGTCGTCGAGGCGCTGGGTGAGCAGGCGGTAGGCCGCGATCATGACCTTCGGGTTGGAGGACTTCATGGAGAAGATCAGGTCGTAGTAGCCGTTCTTCTCGGCGATGCGGGCGAACTCGAGCGCGCTCTCGACCATGCCGAGCGCGCTGTCTCCATATCGATTCATGATGCGGTCGGAGAGCGAGCCATGGTTGGTGCCGATGCGGCAGGCGCGCTTCAGGCGCTTGAGCTTGAGGACGAGGGGGGTGAAGCGTTCCTCGATGCGCTCGATCTCGGCGGCGTACTGCGCGTCGGTGTACTCCTTGACCGCGAAGCGCTTGCTGTCGACGAAGTTGCCGGGGTTGATGCGGATCTTCTCGCAGAAGTCGGCCGCCGCGTCGGCTGCGTTCGGCGAAAAATGGATGTCGGCCACGATGGGCTGATGGAAGCCCGCCTTCACGAGCTTCTCCTTGATCTTGCCGATGGCCTGGGCGTCGGCGACGGTGGGCGCGGTGATGCGCACGATCTCGCAGCCCGCCTCGATCATCTTGATCGACTGGAGGACGGTCGCCTCGACGTTCAAGGTGTCCGTGGTCGTCATGGACTGAACGCGGATGGGGTTGTCGCCGCCCACTCCGACGTTGCCGACCATGACCTCGCGGGTGCGGCGGCGGCGGCAGGAGAAGACGTCGGGGACGTATTTGGGGATCTGGATGAGGGTCTCGGGCATCGGGAGAAAATTATATCATTTCCCCATGAATCTACCGACGACGCTGGGCATAAGGCATATCGCGCTGTTCACCGGGGATATGGCCCGCGCCGAGGCGTTCTATTGCGGGATGCTGGGCTACCAGGTGGAGTGGCGTCCCGACGCGGATAATCTGTATTTGACCATGAACGGGCAGGATAATCTGGCCCTACACAAGACAACGCCGGGCCCGGAGGGCCCGGAGACGCGCCTCGACCACTTCGGCATCGTCCTCAGGAAGGCGGAGGACGTCGACGCCTGGTACGAGCACCTCAAGGCGTACGCGGTCAAGGCGCCCAAGACCCACCGCGATGGCGCCCGTTCCTTTTATCTGAAGGATCCGGACGGCAACGGCCTGCAGTTCATCCACCACCCGCCCATAGCGGACCGAGCCTAGGTCTGATATACTCCGCGAAACCGGAAGGAGACCCATGAAACTCGCCTCCAGAACCCAGCGCTTTCTCGCCGCTCTCGCCGATGGATTCATCGTCGGCGTCCCTTACGTCATCGGGACGCTCGAAGCCGCCCCGGTCGCCGTGCGCCTGCTCGGGGTCGTCGCCTCGCTCGCGCTGCTCGTCACCCAGCTCGTCCTCGTCAGCAAGCACGGGCAGACGCTCGGCAAGCGGTTCCTCGGCATCCGGATCGTGATGAAGGACACCTTGGAGAACGGCGGCTTCGTGGTCAACGTCCTCAAGCGCGGCCTGCTCAACGGCCTGCTCAGCCTCATCCCCGGCTACTTCCTGGTGGACAGCCTCTTCATCTTCCGTGAGGACCGGCGCTGCATCCACGACCTCATCGCGGGCACCTGCGTGATCGAAGCCGAGCCCGCCGTGGTACAATGACGGGGTGGAAAGCCCCTCCGTCGACAAACTCGAAGATATCCGCCGCAGCCTCGCGATCCTGGAATCGGTCGTCTCCGACCCGGAGCTGATCCGGGAGCTCAGCGAGGACGAGCGCATCCGCCTGATGAAGGCGGCCGGGAAGCTCTCCCGTCCGACCCGCCTCCAGCGCTCCCGGATCTCCCGGCTCGAGCGCCAGGAAGCCAAGCTGGCCGCCGCCGAGGCCGACCGCGCCGCGCGCGCCGCCTCCGGCATCCGCACCGCGCGCCTGGCCCCCGTGTTCACCGCGCCGGCTCCGGCTTTGCCTCCGCCGCCTGATACTCCCGAGCGGCACCTCTCGCGCCCCCAGGGCTGCTACTGCTGCAAGCAGGACTTCACGAAGCTCCACCACTTCTACGACAACATGTGCCCGGACTGCGCCGAGTTCAACTACGCCAAGCGCTTCCAGACCGCCGACCTGAACGGCCGCACCGCCTACATCACCGGCGCGCGCCTGAAGATCGGCTACCACGCCGCGCTCAAGATGCTGCGCGCGGGCGCCCGCGTCATCGTCTCGACGCGCTTCCCGCACGACGGGGCCAAGCGCTTCGCCGCCGAGGAGGACTTCAAGGACTGGAGCCATAGGGTCAAGGTCTACGGTCTTGATCTTCGGCACTCTCCCAGCGTGGAGATCTTCTGCCGCTACCTGAACCAGACCGAGGACCGCCTCGACGCTTTGCTCAACAACGCCGCGCAGACCGTGCGGCGCCCCGTGGGTTTCTACGAGCATCTTCTGCCTTACGAATCCCTGTCTTGGTCCGGGTTGTCCCAGAACGAGAAGAGCATACTGTCCGGCCACTACGAGGTCACCGCCGCGCTGCCGCACGAGCAGACCGGCGCGCTCGTCTCCCTCGACAACGGTCCGGTCGGCATCGGCCTGAAGGACTCCGCCGCCCTGTCCCAGGTGCGCATGGTCTACGACGACAAGATCACCGGCAAGGATATTTTCCCTTCGGGGAAATATGACCAAGATCTCCAGCAGGTCGATCTGCGCACGATGAACACCTGGCGCATGACCTTGGCCGAGGTGCCCACGCCCGAGCTGCTCGAGGTCATGCTGATCAACGCCGTCGCCCCGTTCATCCTGGCCTCGAAGCTCAAGCCGCTGATGCTGCGCCACAAGACCGGCGACAAGCACATCGTCAACGTGACCGCGATGGAGGGCATCTTCTCCCGCGGCACGAAGACCGACAAGCACCCGCACACGAACATGGCCAAGGCCGCGCTGAACATGCTGACCTTGACCTCGGCGCGGGACTACGTCAACGACGGCATCTGGATGAACGCCGTCGACACCGGCTGGGTCACCGACGAGGACCCCGTCGTGCACTCCCTGCGCAAGCAGGCCGTCCACGACTTCCAGCCGCCGCCCGACGTGGTCGACGGCGCCGCCCGCATCCTCGACCCGTGGTTCGTCGGCCTCAACACCGGCGAGCACGTCTCCGGCAAGTTCCTCAAGGACTACAAGCAAGCCAACTGGTGAAGATCAAGCACATCGCCTTCACGCTGTATCCGGTCAAGAACATGGCCCGCGCACGCAAGTTCTACGAGAAGGTCCTCGGCCTCAAATTGGGGAAGAACTACGAGAACGCCTGGGTCGAATACTACCCGGGAGGCACCGCCTGCTTCGCCATTTCTACGATGGTCCCCCAGGTGAAGCCGAGCTCGAACGTCGCCTTCGAGGTCGCCGACCTCGACAAGGCGGCGAAGAAGCTCGCAGCCGCCAAGGCGAAGCTCGTCGCGAAGCCCTACGAAACGCCCGTCTGCCGCTT is a window from the Elusimicrobiota bacterium genome containing:
- the ispG gene encoding (E)-4-hydroxy-3-methylbut-2-enyl-diphosphate synthase produces the protein MPETLIQIPKYVPDVFSCRRRRTREVMVGNVGVGGDNPIRVQSMTTTDTLNVEATVLQSIKMIEAGCEIVRITAPTVADAQAIGKIKEKLVKAGFHQPIVADIHFSPNAADAAADFCEKIRINPGNFVDSKRFAVKEYTDAQYAAEIERIEERFTPLVLKLKRLKRACRIGTNHGSLSDRIMNRYGDSALGMVESALEFARIAEKNGYYDLIFSMKSSNPKVMIAAYRLLTQRLDDLGMNYPLHLGVTEAGDGEDGRIKSAIGIGSLLEDGIGDTIRVSLTEDPEREVPVCQVLAKPFHKREPEPARAESRKPVYHCADFYSYKRRKADYFPVGPFVTGGLDLVRVVTRVPETMSADAILDLHEVLLGKASGADLEVLEFPVMDKASLERLREVRAKLATETSRLAYLARVEGTLALALDAVKVADMTCWATPSERDYAAYLGALKDTGMVNLVEAETAELARKYEAASLYKGVPTMTSLRGTDSGKLIREYRALAATGGSSPILIRAPREATPDEQVMRSSTLIGGLLCDGVGDAVSIDADLSLERGVSLIYNVLQGAGVRITKTEFVSCPSCGRTLFDLQTTTERIKKRTGHLKGVKIAIMGCIVNGPGEMADADFGYVGGAPDSINLYVGKECVQKGIPFAQSDDALVALIKKHGKWVEP
- a CDS encoding VOC family protein; protein product: MNLPTTLGIRHIALFTGDMARAEAFYCGMLGYQVEWRPDADNLYLTMNGQDNLALHKTTPGPEGPETRLDHFGIVLRKAEDVDAWYEHLKAYAVKAPKTHRDGARSFYLKDPDGNGLQFIHHPPIADRA
- a CDS encoding RDD family protein; amino-acid sequence: MKLASRTQRFLAALADGFIVGVPYVIGTLEAAPVAVRLLGVVASLALLVTQLVLVSKHGQTLGKRFLGIRIVMKDTLENGGFVVNVLKRGLLNGLLSLIPGYFLVDSLFIFREDRRCIHDLIAGTCVIEAEPAVVQ
- a CDS encoding SDR family oxidoreductase, yielding MESPSVDKLEDIRRSLAILESVVSDPELIRELSEDERIRLMKAAGKLSRPTRLQRSRISRLERQEAKLAAAEADRAARAASGIRTARLAPVFTAPAPALPPPPDTPERHLSRPQGCYCCKQDFTKLHHFYDNMCPDCAEFNYAKRFQTADLNGRTAYITGARLKIGYHAALKMLRAGARVIVSTRFPHDGAKRFAAEEDFKDWSHRVKVYGLDLRHSPSVEIFCRYLNQTEDRLDALLNNAAQTVRRPVGFYEHLLPYESLSWSGLSQNEKSILSGHYEVTAALPHEQTGALVSLDNGPVGIGLKDSAALSQVRMVYDDKITGKDIFPSGKYDQDLQQVDLRTMNTWRMTLAEVPTPELLEVMLINAVAPFILASKLKPLMLRHKTGDKHIVNVTAMEGIFSRGTKTDKHPHTNMAKAALNMLTLTSARDYVNDGIWMNAVDTGWVTDEDPVVHSLRKQAVHDFQPPPDVVDGAARILDPWFVGLNTGEHVSGKFLKDYKQANW
- a CDS encoding VOC family protein, translating into MARARKFYEKVLGLKLGKNYENAWVEYYPGGTACFAISTMVPQVKPSSNVAFEVADLDKAAKKLAAAKAKLVAKPYETPVCRFAVYRDTEGNSFLIHAKKRA